aaatgttcattagtaataaaaaatgttatttatcaACAAATGTCGATGATTTTAGTCCTTGGTTATTGTTATGATAAACTACTGATAGAAATATTTGTCAGTAATAAGAattgtgaacttagttgaaataatttgtcaaatttaagtttatcaatAAGTTTATCGTAatttataagtaattaaatttttttttgtagcgACAATAATGTTTAGCTACTGAAAACTTATTGGGATAATTTtgcaaacaatttctcaaaatgATAAGTATTCAAAAGTTGTGAAACATATATTATTGAAATACTATACTATTATTAAAGAAGATGTTCAAAAACTTAAATTCTCAAGAGAATATATTAACACTACAATTCTGGTATGACCATTTAACAATAGGGTTATCGTCCCAAATTGTTTATTTGTCAGGTAGAGAATATGgacacatatttactaatgaATGTTGTTGTCGTCGTCGTTTTTTGACACTCTCAACTCActaattttcaaaaacttaCATTTTCaggatgaagaaaataaattacttaattattgAAAATGCTTATTGTAAAGtcatattaatgaaaaataataggCTTAAATACTTACTTCGTTCCAATGTTAAGatgtgaatttttgtttagtactcggttttaaaaatgaagacattggtcCATGTgctatgaaaaatatatgaataagatccacaaagaaagaataagttcaacaaatcatcaaagaaaaagctgaacaagagagagaaaaagctgaacagcataagagaaaagagaaaaagtacgacCACATCAGCATGAACTTGACGCCgttgctgtcaacttaacggagaagaccttattcatacatttttcataacatagagactcaatgtcttcatttttaaaaccgggtactaaacaaaaattcacctcttaacatgaggacgaagtaagcatttaagccaaaataataatataaattgtgtTCATTGAATGACATGTAACAATTATgacttttttgttattttgtatccttaattatatttaggtttaatcattttcaaGTTCCTTGTTTGTGTAGAATCGTCTCAAATAGATTCTTATGTTATTCGTTGTCTGAATTAGGTCCTCATTTGtgtaaaattgattcaattgaACCTTTGTCGTCAATTTGAAACAAATGGCGTTAAGATTGTAGTGAGGTGGCATGCTGACTTTGCAAATGTGAAGCATGTAGTAGAGTTAGGTGGCATGTTGACTTACACCGCCACCCAAATCGCCGCCGCAAGCAACCGCAAAGCACCGCTGCGATTCCCAACCTTCACCAAATCGCGAGAATCGCGCAAGCAACCACACCTCAAATGACAAATTGCCATCTTCATGTCTTCACCTACAAACCTAGAAAAATCCCCAACTAGGAACAACAACCAAGTTTTGTGTCCTCCATCATCTTCAAGCACCCAAATCGCGGTTTAAAAACATGCAATCAGAAAACACAATCAAGTTCGCGAGTTCATCTTCTCCGCGAGTTGAACTTGCAGGAAGTCATTTCCAATTTGCGAATTCTCCATCATGTCTTCACACATCAATTTCTTCGAGCCATGAATATGCAATTTCGCGCAACATGGAAAGTCATCATTAGAACGTGAACACCATTGCGCTGCCATGTGTCGCTGCAGATGAAAGGGGTGAAACCCTATTTTGCGTTAACAATCACGAAGAGAGAAAAGCCATAGGAGCAAGTTTTCCCCAattcaaaaaccctaatttttgggTGAGAAAAGGCTGCCACGTGCAGGGACTTCATTGGCGCATGAAATCccaattattttcatttcaaaattacaaaatccaTATCACTATGCCACCCTTAATATGTCACATGCCACGTAACTACAATCTTAACTTCGTTTACTCAAATTGATGACAAAGGTGTAATTGAAACAATTTTACACAAATATGAACCTAATTCAGATAACGAATAATAGACCTATTTGACATGTTTATGTATAAATAGGTACATTAAACCTTATAAGTAATGATGAAATCAATTTATGTAAGGTCATTTAATGATAGAGGAGCCCATATGCTTGGTTTTGCACAAAACTGTGAAACTGGTACAATGGAGGATAACGGGAAATCTGGCAACGAAAGTAGTGAATATTGATGGCTGTTTGGAAATGGGTGAGGTGCTTCAAATGGAGCGGCTATAGCTCAGGCAACCCTCCATCAAGGAAGGAAGCTATAGGGTAAGGGAGGAAGCAGTGAGAAGTGACCTTGGGTAGAGAAAAGGACTGGAAATTGCATCACCAGAGTTTTCTCTTATATATTCAAAGGTGACTTTTACAAAGGTAGGAGGGGTGCATTTATAGGTGATTCACCCTCCTTGCTCGAAGGTTCATACAAGGCTAATCATCATCAAAAATACTAAGATCTTGTGCCACGTGGAGAGGTGAGGAACATGTGCTGGATTCATGGAATGCATAAGAAAAATGTGCTGGAAAGTTGCAGGTCTGCtcgcgctcagcggtaaagggTGAGCGCTCAACACCACCCGGTTACTTCTCCAAGGCTTCTATCCTTCTCCATGGGTTGTGATGACTCTTGTTGGACCTTCTTTGTTGGGCTTCTAGCTCTCATTTGGAATGTGCAAAGAGTATTTGTTCTTGATTGGATAATTGGCTTGGACCCCGTCTATCATCTCCTTCCCCTTGagaaggatttgtcctcaaatctggtGGGTTGCCTTTATTAGGAGgactttatttttgttggctTCACAAGAGTTCCTCTTGGGTCAAATTTCAATCAAAGGCAACGAAAGAGGTTGTTTGGAGTTTGGCAGCAATGGTGCAAAGGTGATTCAGTGATGTTGATGGTGGATGAAGAGCTATTTGGAAGGTGAAATATCTAGCTCAGACAGCCTTCACTAGAGAAAGCTAGTTGGAGGTGGGAAAGCTCAAGTAGAGTGAATTTTAGGCAGAGCTTGGTTGTTGGAAATGCTTCAGCATGATAAACTCTCATTTCATTCAAAAGTGCCttgcatgaagagaaaagaGGGAATTTATAAGAGAAATTCCCTTGCCTAGTCTAATCTATACGGTGCAGCTTAATCCCACTAAGTGTGGATCATAATCCACGTGGAGGTGCATGAAGTGTGTGCTGAGATTCTAGAAAGGCACAAGATACACAAGCCAAAAAGATGAAGAAGCTTCACTGCCACTGGGTGGTAAGGACGAGTCACTCAGGCGCTACTCGGTCAGGTTCTGCTGGCACTACCCTTCATCTCATGTGTTGTCATGTTTTTAGTTGGACTTTCTTGTTGGCTTCTACCTTCCATTTGGAGTGTGCAAAGAGGTGTTGACTTGCTTTCAAGTTCATGATGAAGCCTTCTTTGTTATTCTTCAAGTAAATGGATATTTGCTTAAATGATGGGTTTAAGCCCAAGTCATCATTTAATGTCCAGTATGAGTTTTAAGTCCTAATGTGTTACAATATCAATTCAATTAGAATTAActaataaatcaattcaattagATGACttaggttaaatataattatgaaatcTAAATGtgagttaataaaatataaatataaatgaattattatggaaagatataataaataaaaacttacaaTAATATGTAAGGATCAAATGGAGAAACTAATTGATCTAAATTTAAGCGAATCAATCCTATAGTCTTGTGAGACAAATaactctagaaaaatgttttctaaaaagattgtgttttaaaataataaaactaatttataactaaattatctatattaaaataatcaagtcttactatttttaatttactttgtTACTTTTACAATACCATTTTCGAGATCTATACATaacatgatttattttatttttaaactaatttcttTAATATTCCGAAcggtaattttttattatacaatttactatattttgtaACCTCCCAAGTTGATTATTAAGTTAATTATCTAATAATACGAAagagaaatatattaaaagtggAGAATTTGAACAATTTACataaaaatcttctttttaactttttcaaaaatattcgTTGTCATTCCTAAAGTCACGtaactataaaatttaattaatgagTCTTTGTAAGTGGTAACAAATAAGACTTTGTATACGTAAGATATACCACGTATCACCTTGGTGTGATTAAACATAAGACTTTTTTTGTCACCCAATAATTGGTATTAGATATGATTAATTAATAAACGTCTTCTTCAAGTAATGTGAAGTCACTATTAATGAGGGCATAATAGTGGAAGCTAATCAAGATTAGTAACAAAAACCACTAATTGAAACGTGCACGCAAGTCTTCTGAGTCACGAGTACCattattttttggattttgaagAGTTTTTGGTGATGTGATTCAACGTGGAGTCAACAAGTAACATGAAACATGGTGCGTGCAACCCATGTTTGCATAaggttaattattaattaatattgtttccAACATCACTGCAAtggaaaaaaaagtataaaacattttaacaaCAAAAACCATTGATTTGACCTAAGGTTCTTAACaccctttttttttcactaagaaaaataataagtttGTTCCGATACAAAGTATGTGAAGATAGCACCTATAGGTTCCATCactatatttctaaaatattatctgttttgaaatttaaaaaaaaaatgtgtcagAAAAGAAGATATTTCTAAACTAgctaaaaaaacttaattactAGTATTCATAAAAAATGGAAGAATCAAGTTcaaataagtaaaaagaaaaagaaaattatccaTGTCAAAGTGACTGTCATAATCATTATAATTGGACATATTGAAAGTTAATGTCATACGTTATAAGTTGaccaaaatttgttttaattccttttacacttcgaatttatgttttaaaaaattatttcaattatccTCAATCTAAAtctaaaagaattttaaaaagtcATACTATATACACAACCTTactataacattaaaaataaataaaatcatgtttttaagCATGATTTGATTCCgtttaataataaaaagcaatgaaaaaatgtaaaagaaattagGAAAGTGAGAAATCGTAGAAAATCGAGAAGTTTGAAttacttaatttgaaaaaataaaataaaaatttaggaaaaaaaatatataggtCATATTTCACTGTAAAGTTATAATCTCAACTAAATTGGCAATTTGGTTTAAAggaatgaaaagagaaaaaaaatcataaatattaaaaaacaatataaattgatttatagTGTGTTTGGAAGCATGCTTAAAAGGATGAGCTCAAaccatataaatattttctaattcaaTTCAAACTATAcacaatagtaaaaaaaatggattataGTATTAATACAAGAAACATAATTATGACCAGAAGGCATTGAATCTGTTAGCACATATGCAAATAACTGATCAGTAGCATATGGCCATataaaacaatgaaaagaaaaaaatattgcaaATAGTTTGAGttcaaatatgaaatatgaattcctcttccaaatgaaaagaaaaatcaacttacttatGACATACTAATTGTTTGTGACAAGACCTCATGATAATTGATTGGTACTTTTGACACTTAATTTCTCAGTCAACTTTTTCTCCCTATTTCTTCCATTATTATGtgggaagaaaaaataaagcagTAAGACCACCTGACTAATTGTTATCAAGCAACCAAACAGAACAttacagagaaaaaaaaaagaaagaacaggAAAGCATATCTATAATAGATACCAAAATATGGTAAATAAAATGTTTGAAGTGATTAAGTGTTCTtcaaatatcacaatttaacaataaatttgTGTCATACAAACTAATTGTTATTGCCTAACAATCTTTGAAGACCATAGCTCAGCACCAGAATCTGCCAATGGCCTATGGCATTTATATTGCATTACATATCATCAGAACAAGGGACAACAGAACATCTTCCGAGAATGAATTATATCCATATGCAATAATCTAATCAATCTGTACAAAATAGCAAAACCATTGATTTCTAAACACTATATCTTTGTCTTCCTATATGTATCTTTTCAGTTTCATATTTCTTCTTTACAGAGAAATTCCAGCTTCTAAACCTTTAGAAATCATGTATTAGTGTATACAGATCATAAATCAATGCTTGATGAATGTCATCTTGCCATTTCCTCGGACATTTTATCTGAGGCTGTGTAGAAGTTCAACAACGGAACCTGCTTAGGAGAAATAAACGAAAAATTACGTTCAAAATAATTGCTGAGATTTCTGGagcttaatttttcaaaaaatttaacttgGAAGTCAAATTCTGGTGCATGATACCAAGGAATCAAAGCCAGTGAAATCTGGATACGCCCAGGCagtgttttcaaaaattaaataggTAATATAACAAGCAAAGAGAGATGTCAAAGATTTTATGTTTCAAGTAGGTTGAACCTGGGTTTTGTCATAgacaaaaaaatgtaatatacaTGTAAACAAAATCAGGGAAATTTTACAaagatttttatataaataaataaagtcaCGGAcaagaatatttaaaatttgttctaACATAACGAAAATGAAACTAAAGTGAGTCTAACACATGCTAGCGGCACATCAAATAACTAAAAAGAAAGAGGTAAATTTCTCATCGAATGCAAACACAGATAAAATATAAAGGGTGGAAAGGGAAAAGCTTCTAGATATAAATTCGAGTTAAACCGTTCATTCATTGCATCACATACTCCCATATTCCCTCCATTGGACAAATAAATAGTCAAAGTCTGagttttaaacatgtttaaattaaaaaccaaaacaattttaaaagctCTAATGGAGAGTAAAAAGGCGTATTACTTCAACCGTGTAATCAGTTTAAATGGTTCAACTGGTTCACCATCGtcatatttgtttttcactAGTTTATGAACATGCAGTTTCTTGGTGATGACCTAACCTGACTCGCAGGTTTGATCTGGATTTGAAAACATAGGAAATAACCTGCCGACTACAACAGGGGAAAGTAGAAGATTCTTATTGTCATAAATTCGAGAGCaaaacaatgaagaaaatggAACTTACCTTTCAACAAGCCCAAAGCAGCTTATTCCCTGCTAGATTTTGCCCAAAAGAAGCCTTTTTTCCGGCTTGACTGATTATCTAGCATGGGTTTGGAACTCCTTGAGCCAAATGAGAAATGTCTCTTAAGAAAAGGTTTCCCATTAGAGCTTCTCCCACTAGAACTAGAATCAATTCGAAGACCTTTGCTAGCTTGACGCCATTTTTCTCTAAAGTGTTCATGCACAACAGAATTATCGTCAATATCACCGTCCACAATTCGGTTTcttgatttcttatttttagcCTTCAAATCCATTTCAGCTTTCAGAACTTTTTCAGACAACTTAAGAGTATATTTCTCACCAAAAGTGCAAACTGGACAAAGTGGATCATACTTGTTGACTTCAGGTGTCAAACACTCCAAACATTCAGCATGATAAACATGCCCACAGATAAGGACAGAAACTACAGAAAGGTCATTACTAGCAATTATCTTTTGGGTGCCCAAAGAAGACTTCTCAGTTAAAAGTTTTGAGCAAACACCACATGTTTGGAAATCAACTGGAGAATTTGAAAACCGACTACTGGATCTAACCAGCctttcacaattaaaaccaaatgaCTCACTATCAAATGACCATCTTTCTTTGAAGGAACTGCCAGTTAGCTCAGAAAAGCCAGACCTAGACCAATTACCTGAAGACCCGCCATGGGAGTGCATACCAGATTCATTGCTCAACGAAGGCAACACTGGCCTCTCTTCAGATACATAAGAGTTGCTAGGTGTCTTATATCCCAAGGTTTGGCTATCAGAAACTTGATAAGATACTTGCTCTCCTGTGGAATGGCAAGGCAACCTTGAAGTGGTTGAGCTGGATGGGAATGGGTGACTATCGTATGACTGAGGAGATATTGATGAAGAAGTAGAAGGCAATGAATGTAGAG
The Vigna angularis cultivar LongXiaoDou No.4 chromosome 5, ASM1680809v1, whole genome shotgun sequence genome window above contains:
- the LOC108340765 gene encoding uncharacterized protein LOC108340765, which encodes MGAVCCVAAKDKTLQSASPSEIIHRNIRYSPTWNFRWDHRGRVAGEDTAVTWFSNGISRNDGLENKNELSYASDDGSPLQNYQRNRCQKAAVSEGTARNLINSPSDQTISRNVSINVSMQQAKGLAESSTISCPYPTKPLHSLPSTSSSISPQSYDSHPFPSSSTTSRLPCHSTGEQVSYQVSDSQTLGYKTPSNSYVSEERPVLPSLSNESGMHSHGGSSGNWSRSGFSELTGSSFKERWSFDSESFGFNCERLVRSSSRFSNSPVDFQTCGVCSKLLTEKSSLGTQKIIASNDLSVVSVLICGHVYHAECLECLTPEVNKYDPLCPVCTFGEKYTLKLSEKVLKAEMDLKAKNKKSRNRIVDGDIDDNSVVHEHFREKWRQASKGLRIDSSSSGRSSNGKPFLKRHFSFGSRSSKPMLDNQSSRKKGFFWAKSSRE